The genomic stretch GCGCGCTGGCGgcggggcggcggcggcgggccGGTCCGGACGGTAAGCCCGGGAGCCGCGGCAGTGCCCGGGCGCCGGCGCCGCCCCGCCGCGACCCGCCGCCCCGGCACTGCCTCACCCTCCATACCCGGCTCGACCTCGCTCGCTCGATACGAACGTTCTGCTCTCCTCGCTTCACTCTCGGCGTTGTTTGAACGCACTGTATCGAGGGAACGGTGTCGACTCGTCGGTATTATGATGTTCCCCGTATTGTGTCTCGTGATGTGTGAAGAAATTGCatggcatttttatttttatttctatatacttTATTTTCAGCGTTGATGATCTAAGTAATTTGGATCCGATAAATTGTcagaatattataaatataatgctatattaaataaaaatattaacaaaactcATGGCATTTACTAATGACATGAAATAATGCAAATTTGTCTTTAGAGAATAATTTGTGGCACACTAGTACTCTTACAAcccaaaaatttttatttacgttaATTGTGAAAATTCTATTTGTGTCCTTCGAGTGACACAAAAGTCCAAAATAGCTAGGTTGTTCAAGATCGTATGGAAACCAAATATTAATGATGTTATTATTCTGAACTGTTTATATCCACTCTTACAGTATgtctattaagtttttttttttttgttttaagcctCGTCATGTTTGCTGTAATTAGCGTAAATTGCTTCTATTACTCTTTGGAAGACAAAGTAAAACCACAAATATTAGTTAAAATGCTTTATGTGCCGTGAGTTTAAGTAGTTCTATCGTGTAGTTAGTGATCTGATCAAATACGCGCTTGCAGATTGATGAACTACAGGTAGTGTTTATGCATTCAGAATGCAGTCGGCTGCCGGCCGGAGTGACGGAGGCGGACGCGGAGGTGTTCCGAGCGGCGCGGGCGGCCGCCGGACTGCCGGAGGACGCGACCccgccgccccccgcgcccgcgccccTCACACCCTCCCTCGCCCCGCCCGCCCCCACCGTCCGCTGCCCCTCCGCCATCGAGTTCGGACAGTGGGAGATCGAGACCTGGTACTCGAGCCCGTTCCCGCAAGAGTACGCCAGGTACGTAACGTACGTGCTGGTCCGTCGCGCGTCGATCCTTTAGTGTTCaatttaaatcttaatataagtttattttttcagGTTACCGAAATTATTCCTGTGCGAGTTCTGTTTGAAATACGCGAAGAGTCGCGGCGTCCTGGCGCGGCACGTGGACAAGTGTCCGTGGCGCCACCCCCCCGCCACCGAGATCTATCGGCGGGACGACCTCTCCGTGTTCGAGGTGGACGGCAACGCGAACAAGCTCTATTGCCAAAACCTGTGCCTGCTTGCCAAGCTCTTTCTCGACCACAAGACTCTCTACTACGACGTGGAGCCTTTTTTGTTCTATGTGCTGACTAAAAATGATGCGAAAGGCTGTCATTTAGTCGGCTACTTCTCCAAAGAGAAACACTGTCAACAGAAGTACAACGTTTCGTGTATCATGACCATGCCGCAGTACCAGCGTCAGGGCTACGGAAGGTTCCTGATACATTTCAGTGAGTGGTGAAGTCccctaaattattttagtgtgtCGAATGATGAGCGATGTTGTTCATTATACATGTTTCAAAgaaaattaatcaattttttttcgcCAGGTTATTTACTGTCGAAAGAAGAAGGCCAGCCGGGCACACCAGAGAAGCCTCTGTCGGATCTCGGGCGCGTGTCGTATCACGCCTATTGGAAGTCCGTCATCCTCGAATACTTGCACGACCATCGGAACGAACCGTTCACGTTCGAGCACATCGCGCACGCAACCGGCATGCACATGAACGACATCGGCGGCACCTTCCAGCTGCTCGGCTTCCTGCGCTACCTGCCGGGGGACGAGGCCCGGCTGGGTCTGTGCGTGGACTGGGCCCGCGTGGACGCGCACGCCGCGCGCCTGCGAGCCAGGCCGCGCCTCGAGATCGACCCCGAGTGTCTGCGCTGGACGCCGCTGGTGCCGGCCGCCGTCAACCCCTTCCGCTCGCCCGACGACACCGCGCCCGACTCGCGCTCCGACCCCGAGCCGCCCACCGACGCGGAGGACGAGCCGGCGCACGAGGAAGCCGCGCCGCCCTCCGCCCTCCCGGAACCCGCGCCCGCTGTCGAGGTCACGTCCTCGGGCCGCCGCCGCACCCGACCTCTCAAGTACAGCGAATGTACTTACCAGACCGCACCCACTCCCGCCGAAGTCTGTCGAAAGAGAAAACGTGATAATGAGAGGAAAATTTCGGAGACCGTCGAAGATTCGGTCGGCAGCGAAACGCCAAGGAGTCACAGGAGCAGGAGTGTCATGGGATCCAAACCGCCCCAGCCCGACATCGCACCGCTTGAAAACGGCATCGCTAACTCCAAGGAGGTCGTCTCCGCGTCGGACAGCCAGGACCCACCGCCGACCACGGTACGTAAGATCCGACCTAAAAGGAAATTCAGATGGAAAGGTCGGCCTAGAAAACGGGTCAAAAGCGGCCGGAGCGAGCCAGAACCGGACCCGGCGCCGGCCGCGAAGAAGCCTCGTGTGGATCCTCAACTGGAGCAGCGAACCGATTACAAGACTGACGAGTCGACCGAACCAGAAGGCACGAACGTAGCGGCCGGCGAGGCGGGACCTCCGGCGCGACGCCCCGATGACGACAAGCGAGACTCCGGCGCCGCCTCTGAAGACTCCTCCGCCGAAGCAGATGATGAAATGGAGGCCGAGGAGAGAGACGAGGCTGCTCCCGTGCCTCCCGTCTCACCCCGCGCCCTCGAGGGCGATGCCACCGACCACCACACTTCCGACATGGAGTTGGACAGTATACATATGGATTCTCCGAAATCTCTGGCGGACGAGACACCTCCCGATCCTCCTGTACCTCAGCAGCCGTCTCCCGTTCCGGCGGCAGAAATCAGTCCGGCCGGCACTGCGGGGCCGGACACTCCACGCTTGCTTAACGGAGAAGTCAAATCACCTCTACCAGTCTCCGAAGATAAGGAAACGATAATCATTTCAGAATCTGATGACAACAATAGTCAAAGCTGTCCGTTACCGTCCCCGCACGCCCCGCCGCCCGCGCCCCCGCCCCCTCGCCTCCTGTCGCCCCCCGCGCCCGGCAGCCCCCCCGCCTGCCCCCCGGCCGTCTTGCCCCTCGTCACAACAGAGAACGCGCACATCGTGCTGGATGCAAAGGCTGCCCCCGCAACTCCGCCTCCCGGTCCCGTCACTCCCCTCGAGACCATCGTGGTGGAAGCCGAATCAGATTGCGCCGCCTCCCCGGCCTCGGCGGCGCTGGTCGAAGTCCGCGATAGACGAAAAGAGACCGTCATACAACATCAGAACTGTGAGGAGGTGAAACATTCAAATGAACCTTCGAACAAGAATGAAAGCACAAGTCAAGCATCTGAACAAAATCGAGACGCTTACGGCCAGCCCGCCTGCGACCGGAGACCAGAACATCCTAAGGTCGACGCGTACGCCGACGTAGAGCGCATCAAGAACAAGTTGACGAGTCCGGCGGGAGGCGCGAAGGACGCGGAGCTACCGTTCCGGGACGACGCGTCGCACGCCAGGAAGGACGAAATAACAGTGACGCGAACCGGCTCGGAGTCTACTCCGCCCGTCTACCACGCGCCCGTCGTCACCAACTCCATGACCATCCAGGAGATCAACGCCGCCCAGCACACGTTCCTCAACCACCGCGCCAACGTCAGCAAAGAGTCCCAAGGAGTGCAGACAGACCGCGTCCTGAAATCCAACGAAGCCAACCGCGGCGCCTCCAAAGGCACCAAACTGGAGGTGCCGCACCCCATCACCTCGCCCGTCGTCAACAGCGACGCCGCGCAGTTCCTGCCGCGGTGCCACAGCGCCAACGCAGCCGTCGGGCTGGGGGCGGAGCCCGACCTCAAGCCGCGCGAGAAGAGCAAGCTGCGCGACGTGCGCGTCAACTCGGCGCACTGCAAGCTCGAGAAGGGCGACAAGCGGCCGGCGCGCGCCGACACGCCGCTGCGCAAGCCCGACCCGGCGCCCGACGCGCACAAGaaagttgatttttttaaaaaggagaAAGCTAGTGCAGCTAAATGTGAGAAGAACGTCGCGATCAAGCACGACCGCGCCGAGCAGGCCGAGCCGCGGGCCGCATCCAAGATAAAGTATGACGCAGAACCGCCCAAACCGGACTACCAGATCCCCAACTACCACGCCGCGCCCGCTCAGTACCAGTGGCCGCCGTGGGACCCGGCGCGGCTGCAGTCGTCTTGGGATCATAAAAACTACCTCGACAAGTTGCAGGGGTTCAACCTGCCGCATCTGGAGCAGCCGCCGAAGTCTCCGCAGAAGTTGGCTGCCAAATATGACAATCTCGCTTACGGATTGTACGCCGCACCTCAGCCCAAAGAGAGCAAGCCGCCCACACGGAACAAGCAGCCCAAGGCGGCCGCGTGCCAATCTCAGTCGGATCAAAAGAAGACGAAGCAAGACTGCGGGGAGTACACCCATGCGTTCGCCTCTTGCGACAAGACTGACGGCGAAAAGAAACGTACGAAAAAAGAAGATGTAAAGGACGGGAAAGAAGACGTGGAGGCACTTCACTCGCTCGGAGTGTACACGCCGGACTCCAGCGGGAACTCCGTGCACTCCGTGCAGTACCCCACCTGCGAGCTGGATGTGAGTCAGCTCGGCCTGGAGTCTCCCAACAGCATCAGCTCGGACCTGGCGTCGCCCTGCTCCATGCTGCACGTGCCGCCCAGTCCGCAGTACCCGCACTCGTCGCTGCACATCCCCGCGATAATGTCGCAGCCCGCGCAACCGCTGCCGGCCAAGCACAAGATGAACAACAGAAATGCCAGGTAACACTTTCCTATCCACATATACTATAGCCTAAGCTGTTTATAAGCAGACTGTACGGTTTGCACATACCTAACACATACACATACCTTGGACCCCAAAACAGACAATAATATGAAGAGTGATTTTTCAGGGTTCaaaattgataattataattgattggtatgaatttatttgaataatagtCTGTAGTCGCTGAGTTTGTtttgccggttcttctcaggactgtggctttttttggaaccggtggtagagttaacattgttatttatattttgacattcaacaagtgtgttatactgacatctaactaaataaatgaataaatgaatttgaatttctcTCAAATTCATTcaaactcaaattcaaattggaCAAATTGTTTATTTCATACTACACCATGAAAAATAATGTGGAGCTTAAGGTAGCCGTTCATGATATGTCAAAGAGATTAAACACGCGATTAAACACGAAGAGATTAAACTATATTAAGATAAAGATGAAACGACATTGGTTTCTCAATCTACCATGTATGAATCTTATTATTGTTAAATCTGACCAACTCTGaacactaaaattataattgaaaagtGTTATTTACCATAAATGACTGATTGTAAACAGCCGCGGCGGAGGCGAGGCGAGCAAGGCAGGAGCCCGCGCCGCGCACACGCCACCCGCGcccccccgcgcccgcgccaCCCCGCCCGCCACGCACGCCGCCATGCAGCCCGCCGCCTCCGCCGCCTACCAGGGCGGCTACCTGTCCTTCCAGCAGCAGCAGCAGTACCACGCCGCGGGTTGGCCGCCCTCCTGCTCGCTCGCCAAGCTGCAGCAGATGGCGGACGCGCCCCAGCACCATCCGCACGCGCATCCGCACCCCCACCAGGTACGCCtcttaattgtaataatttcgtAATTTAGAACAGTTTCTATTACACTTGTAGACATCTGATATTAAAGACGCCAACGTCAACATAACTATAGTATTGGGCAAGAAATAATGCACGATCTCTAGAAAGAGACATTCGGCTAATTTCGACTTTGTAGAGCGTTGTCAATTTCGCACGAAATACTAACAGTCCTGTATTTATTAAGAGCTGTTAAAACAATTATTGTGAGTTGCGTATTTTGAttattctttttgtttattttttataaaacaagtgTTGGTTGTCCTTAGcttatagtaaaaaaaacatgtacatttacgtattgatttttttaatttgaaaagtgATACATTCTgacaaaacatttataaatcCTCAATTCTTTTCGATTCGCTATCAGTGCTCTCAATGAAGTCAATATCATTGTCGTTTTCAGCCGTATTTATTAGTAGTCTATCAGTATAATTATCTAAACCGTGTTGAAATCTTCGAAATTCATTCTCACATTTAATTGCACGATCGCAAACCTTTTTCCACTCTCCAGTCCCAATCATGTTTACTTTTTCTGCCAATAATGTTTTTACTGTAGTTAAATTCGTACCCACATTTCTAGAGGTTACATAACCATGTAAAGGCTTCACGTTTTTCCTAAATATGCCATACATAGTACAATTCTAAATCATTGAAATTTGGGGGTGTTAACAACTCTCTATATATATTCTGAACTGGACGCGAGCGTACTGCACCGCATTTGTCGAACGACTGACAAAACGTAGCATATGTAGTGTGCGAAAGGGACAATGCTCTACAAAGCCGAATGTTTCATTCTAAAGGTCGATGTGCATTATTTCTTGCCCAGTACTTTAGTTTGAAGTAGGCTTTAGATTTGCCTAATTTGGCCTAAAAGAAGGCAATATTACCACGATCAGACCCAAATCTTTGATTATATAGTGTAAAATTAGTATTGtatcgtaataaataaattagcaaACCCGTTGTTCTTTTCCGCAGTACGCACAGCAGGCGGGCACGCCGCCGGGCTCGGTGGGCGGCGTGGGCGGCGTGGGCGGAGTGGCAGGCGTGGGCGGAGTGGGCGGTGTAGGCGCGCAGTACCACGCTAAGTACTACGCGCCGCACCACAACCAGCTCGACTCGCCGCGGAATGCTCGTACCGCGCCAAGTCAGTACATCGCGCTTATTACTTTAATGTTTAATTCATTGCATGTGCATGTGGTTTATTGAGTTTGTCCAGCCAATGACAGATGCAAAGTGTGAAACATTTTGTATAAACGAGAATTCGTCtactcgcattaaaactgtataatctctaAACTTACTAATTTAGGAGAGtaatttaaaggtttaacatgtgatattttcatctttgcaacatttattttttattttttatcagttacattatctgtcttttaagtaagttaaaattatgtattaatcttgttaatagtagtcaaaacaggtactctaaacaaaaaaaaaaaaactacgctcttttgacagtatttatgagaaaaatactggtgataccaaatgattccgcatattaactcttttcaaatatttttggaaattgtacacttttaatacgAAAAGACGAATTGTTTTAATATGACGGTCTGGGCATTCAATTGTTGTATTGCTGAAGACGTAGCAGAGAAGCTTCAGTCTATCCactgttatgtggttaccggagcctacagACATCGGAATATAAATACTGTTATAAGTAtagtgcaataaaaagaaaagctTTCTTACTTGAATCGAGGACTTCCTTCAGCCAGAAGACGAAACCTCGGTTGCGATTCACCAGAGGGCGGGGCTGAGACGCCCGAACGGTCCGCCGCATGTCGGCCAGTCGGTTGCGGCTGGCCCTTGTAGCAAGGTTGCCTTCAGTTACTCGGGTGGCGTCTCGGCAACGCATCTCCTCGAATAAGACAGTGGCGCATCTTCGCATCGCTTCGACCGCTGTTCTGGTCGCGTCACCACAGAAGGCCACAcacggacccgatcagccgatgGACTAGTCTCGCCAGGGTCACGTAGGTCCGGGTAGAGAAGAGCTCTTACGCCCAAACTATGGAGCGGTCGACTTGCAGAAGACCTTAATGCAGAGCATCACAGCAAACAATGGTCGGCAGTAACAAATAGGGTCTTATTTGAGCGACGTCGACACGGGACTCTTCTTGCCAGACGAAGCAAAGCCTctgccgtgtcctcgtcgccaCCATAACGCTGGAACTCCATCGTCAACTCTCTCGCGAGAGTTGACCAGGGTTTTTGCAGAGTAGACATTCATCATGGTCACAGAGATCTTGTTTTACTTCAGTTTACTTTTATCTCATTCCACATTTTTCAAACGTTTATACTAAGCAGGATTAATGACTGCCTACCACCCAAACAAGCCGTTATCGGAAAGGCAGTTATAGTATCGTAGACCACAATCATACGCAGCTGCAGGCTGTACAAAAGATCGAGGAATGTAACCTGCCGCTTTGTTTAACATTTGTGGACTGCGAGAAAGCCTTCGATTCGATAGAGACCTGGGCTGTAGTGTAGTCTCTCCAACGGTGCCaagaagcccactgagtttctcgccggatcttctcagtgggtcgcgtttccaatccggtggtagattccgcgaagcactgctcttgctagggccagtgctagcaacattcccggtttggccgcgtcagctcacctacacgtcaaggagaagttgaaatagcctctcagcaTAGGTTTTTTTAAGCTGATGACTGATACATCGACGTGTCGAAGAGTTTGTACGAAAACGCCATTATGTCAGTCCGATTACAGGACCGGGCTACGGAACTCATTCTTCTGCAGCGTGGCGTCCTGCTTCTGGACTAGAAAGGGTTAGGCATCAGCATCAACGGCGATTACATGATTCATCTTCGGTTTGCCGATGATACGTGATTATGACAGAGATCTTGGAGGACCTCAGTAAAATGCTCAATGACCTCAGTAGGGCTCCTGAGTGGGCCTTAGTATATACTTGGACAAAACGAAAATTATGTCGATTATGTCCGATGTGCCCACTTCAGTATAGATCAGACGCTTTGCGCTCTAAGCTCTACGTTTAACTTCGAGAAAGAGTTCAATCGTTGGATCCAACTAAGATGGGGCAGCGATCGGGAAGCTACGCAAAATTTCCCAAATACCGCAGTGCTTCAAGACGGAAGTCTATGACCATAGCAGCCATGCTGGGTACTGCTGGGCCCCATTGTGGGTTGTTCCAGTGATGGCATACGGCAGTGCgacgtggtcgctcacaatgggtCTTGCCGAAATTGAATCAGGAATGAGGAGATTCGTAGAAGAACCCAGGTAAATGACATAGCTCGAAGGATTGCcacattgaagtggcagtgagCAGGGAGCATTGCTCGTAGAACATATGGTTGCTGAGAATAAAAAGTTCTCGAGTGCCGATCGTGCACCGGAGAAGGCACATCTGGTAGACCTCCCACGAGTtagaccgacgacctggtaatGGTCGCGGGAATCCGCAAGATGCAGACAGGGTGGGACTGGTCGCTATGAAGAAACTCGGGGAAGGCGATGATCATGACGATGATGTTGTGGGATGTTTaacgacaaaggaaagatcttccaccgagcgcgtgatattgctcggtagaccgacggtcctaatgttgttcggaacttgtatatatgcaagcttattttcagattcaggcatctgtcaaatatcttgcgttgtataatGGCTACCCGCCTCAATGTCTTGATGTTGTCTCATCaaagatttacttttttattttttattgcttagatggttggacgagctcacaggccacctggtgttaagtggttactggagcccatagacatctacaacgtaaatgcgccacccaccttgagatatatgttctaagatctcattatagttacaacggctgctccacgctTCATACCGAAaagcgttactgcttcacgccagaaacatgcagggcggtggtacgcacccgcgcggactcacaagaggtcctaccaccagtaaattactgTTGAAATGTTGATCAATTGAGGGTAACATTGAATTTGTTCGCTAGGTAACCTGAGCCCCATGCAGCACATGCAGATGGGCGCCGGGTCCCGCGTGTCGCCGCACCTCATCAGCCAGTACGGGCTGAACGGGTACCGCGTGCCGCCgggcgccgccgccgccgcccagCAGCAGTTCAACAACCTGCCGGGCGCCGTGTCGCAGCAGGCCGTCTCGCAGCAGCACAACGTGTACTACTCGCCTTACAtcaacccgccgccgccgctgGCCGCGCTCAACTCGGCGCGTCGGTAGCGCGCACACAAACACGATCTGTACATATTAACCTAAGATATTACCAACTGTtattacacaaaatataattttgtgaaaaaatatctacttgttttatttacaaatatttattgttttatttactggttgtaggacctcttgagagttcgcgcgggtaggtgccaccaccctgcccatttctgccgtgaagcagtaatgcgtttcggcttgaaggatagaaccgttgtgactatacttgagaccttagaacttatatctcaaggtgggtggcgcatttacgccgtagatgtctatgggctccagtaaccacttaacaccaggtgggctgtgagctcgtccacctatctaagcaataaaaaaaaaagaatagcttATCATCGAGGTTGATGAATTGTCCGAGGAGGCGCttctggttttatttttttgtatttgtaaacATTAAATGCCATCTTTACCTTATTGTGAAAGGCTTATGGAGAATACCTACTTATTGGTAGGCAATGGTctggcccctggcattgctaatgtccatgggcgacggtaaccactcaccatcaggtgggcgttACTCTCGTCAGCCTAGAAGTCAATGGTGACACAGAACCTCTAGTTTTTGTTAATGGAAAATTTCCTCCCGCCTCCGGATTTCAAGTTTTATCTGTCattcacaaatatatttttaatattgtcgaTTTCAGTATTACCGCGAACCCCAAAACATCAGTACTCTCCGGAAATCGAGtagagaatttaaaaaaacactattgcaataaaaataaacgtttatattacttaaaaattagatataaatatttaagtaattttttcaaCAAGCATGTTTGTCGAATATGTAGGTTTACAActcttaaaattatatttttataatactacTTGGCAAAACACTAATATTAAGGTTAGTTTGAATATAAAGATGTCTTAagttaatcaataataatttatttaatataagtaatatgGGCAGtaataaatgtacatatatacaatgATTATCATCTTTGGCTCAAATACTATTCAATAGGTACTAACTACTATACGTATATAGGTACTTTCCTATTTTATATTTCACCTTAGAAAAAGTTACGTCTTTGCAGACTGCAGACAATCCAAATTATGGTTTTAG from Bombyx mori chromosome 3, ASM3026992v2 encodes the following:
- the LOC110384829 gene encoding histone acetyltransferase KAT6A isoform X1, producing MCDPDEVGKEVWKRWILEAIHKIRSQKQRPSVERICHAIRQHHNYHEDIVSERLERAVREGVVLKVYNKGQSSYKDPGGMQNRTLRLAPNVDISRPVAKIVRELGERDGSTLKSIERHLYQAYQIIVSPDVDVKAILRAAVKRAVARGLLSHHAGAYVVADSSNNTSSDRSSKQKKHSQDSSEEINGNLPLFQGIVPSFKQLLRFQYAEDYKQVQGGVPVCSECLGTDTKNQSGIAESLICCSQCKSYAHPSCLDLLDHVTQTTVKTSRWSCGECATCLVCGAGGAWAARCAVRCGRHAHPRCAAPPWRCPTCTLPRRVPSRTRALQPRVPRPLIGSRCRRTPAADAAAARPRKPKTPRRPRSDEERSDGNVPPPTEHRMSKEKQKFFRFSAFNMTKRRRDRVSSGSWEGWEDRGRWGGVSVTRVQSVELRLERHTPTPSSSTSRSTSTSESEPESAPPSSGREEEPRVPPVTTVTPAQVSTVFEQLASATGPDGTWGFAAEARKLAEAEPERTPRPARRRSRCADRLLTTLFDGLSEFYSVRSASRVRARSVVPDAADEGEEREEKVEEEVLKETRSTFRRHLAALRAGRARQGASASQLVAWAARCGGRTGGSRKLQRALAAGRRRRAGPDECSRLPAGVTEADAEVFRAARAAAGLPEDATPPPPAPAPLTPSLAPPAPTVRCPSAIEFGQWEIETWYSSPFPQEYARLPKLFLCEFCLKYAKSRGVLARHVDKCPWRHPPATEIYRRDDLSVFEVDGNANKLYCQNLCLLAKLFLDHKTLYYDVEPFLFYVLTKNDAKGCHLVGYFSKEKHCQQKYNVSCIMTMPQYQRQGYGRFLIHFSYLLSKEEGQPGTPEKPLSDLGRVSYHAYWKSVILEYLHDHRNEPFTFEHIAHATGMHMNDIGGTFQLLGFLRYLPGDEARLGLCVDWARVDAHAARLRARPRLEIDPECLRWTPLVPAAVNPFRSPDDTAPDSRSDPEPPTDAEDEPAHEEAAPPSALPEPAPAVEVTSSGRRRTRPLKYSECTYQTAPTPAEVCRKRKRDNERKISETVEDSVGSETPRSHRSRSVMGSKPPQPDIAPLENGIANSKEVVSASDSQDPPPTTVRKIRPKRKFRWKGRPRKRVKSGRSEPEPDPAPAAKKPRVDPQLEQRTDYKTDESTEPEGTNVAAGEAGPPARRPDDDKRDSGAASEDSSAEADDEMEAEERDEAAPVPPVSPRALEGDATDHHTSDMELDSIHMDSPKSLADETPPDPPVPQQPSPVPAAEISPAGTAGPDTPRLLNGEVKSPLPVSEDKETIIISESDDNNSQSCPLPSPHAPPPAPPPPRLLSPPAPGSPPACPPAVLPLVTTENAHIVLDAKAAPATPPPGPVTPLETIVVEAESDCAASPASAALVEVRDRRKETVIQHQNCEEVKHSNEPSNKNESTSQASEQNRDAYGQPACDRRPEHPKVDAYADVERIKNKLTSPAGGAKDAELPFRDDASHARKDEITVTRTGSESTPPVYHAPVVTNSMTIQEINAAQHTFLNHRANVSKESQGVQTDRVLKSNEANRGASKGTKLEVPHPITSPVVNSDAAQFLPRCHSANAAVGLGAEPDLKPREKSKLRDVRVNSAHCKLEKGDKRPARADTPLRKPDPAPDAHKKVDFFKKEKASAAKCEKNVAIKHDRAEQAEPRAASKIKYDAEPPKPDYQIPNYHAAPAQYQWPPWDPARLQSSWDHKNYLDKLQGFNLPHLEQPPKSPQKLAAKYDNLAYGLYAAPQPKESKPPTRNKQPKAAACQSQSDQKKTKQDCGEYTHAFASCDKTDGEKKRTKKEDVKDGKEDVEALHSLGVYTPDSSGNSVHSVQYPTCELDVSQLGLESPNSISSDLASPCSMLHVPPSPQYPHSSLHIPAIMSQPAQPLPAKHKMNNRNASRGGGEASKAGARAAHTPPAPPRARATPPATHAAMQPAASAAYQGGYLSFQQQQQYHAAGWPPSCSLAKLQQMADAPQHHPHAHPHPHQYAQQAGTPPGSVGGVGGVGGVAGVGGVGGVGAQYHAKYYAPHHNQLDSPRNARTAPSNLSPMQHMQMGAGSRVSPHLISQYGLNGYRVPPGAAAAAQQQFNNLPGAVSQQAVSQQHNVYYSPYINPPPPLAALNSARR
- the LOC110384829 gene encoding histone acetyltransferase KAT6A isoform X3, which translates into the protein MCDPDEVGKEVWKRWILEAIHKIRSQKQRPSVERICHAIRQHHNYHEDIVSERLERAVREGVVLKVYNKGQSSYKDPGGMQNRTLRLAPNVDISRPVAKIVRELGERDGSTLKSIERHLYQAYQIIVSPDVDVKAILRAAVKRAVARGLLSHHAGAYVVADSSNNTSSDRSSKQKKHSQDSSEEKQVQGGVPVCSECLGTDTKNQSGIAESLICCSQCKSYAHPSCLDLLDHVTQTTVKTSRWSCGECATCLVCGAGGAWAARCAVRCGRHAHPRCAAPPWRCPTCTLPRRVPSRTRALQPRVPRPLIGSRCRRTPAADAAAARPRKPKTPRRPRSDEERSDGNVPPPTEHRMSKEKQKFFRFSAFNMTKRRRDRVSSGSWEGWEDRGRWGGVSVTRVQSVELRLERHTPTPSSSTSRSTSTSESEPESAPPSSGREEEPRVPPVTTVTPAQVSTVFEQLASATGPDGTWGFAAEARKLAEAEPERTPRPARRRSRCADRLLTTLFDGLSEFYSVRSASRVRARSVVPDAADEGEEREEKVEEEVLKETRSTFRRHLAALRAGRARQGASASQLVAWAARCGGRTGGSRKLQRALAAGRRRRAGPDECSRLPAGVTEADAEVFRAARAAAGLPEDATPPPPAPAPLTPSLAPPAPTVRCPSAIEFGQWEIETWYSSPFPQEYARLPKLFLCEFCLKYAKSRGVLARHVDKCPWRHPPATEIYRRDDLSVFEVDGNANKLYCQNLCLLAKLFLDHKTLYYDVEPFLFYVLTKNDAKGCHLVGYFSKEKHCQQKYNVSCIMTMPQYQRQGYGRFLIHFSYLLSKEEGQPGTPEKPLSDLGRVSYHAYWKSVILEYLHDHRNEPFTFEHIAHATGMHMNDIGGTFQLLGFLRYLPGDEARLGLCVDWARVDAHAARLRARPRLEIDPECLRWTPLVPAAVNPFRSPDDTAPDSRSDPEPPTDAEDEPAHEEAAPPSALPEPAPAVEVTSSGRRRTRPLKYSECTYQTAPTPAEVCRKRKRDNERKISETVEDSVGSETPRSHRSRSVMGSKPPQPDIAPLENGIANSKEVVSASDSQDPPPTTVRKIRPKRKFRWKGRPRKRVKSGRSEPEPDPAPAAKKPRVDPQLEQRTDYKTDESTEPEGTNVAAGEAGPPARRPDDDKRDSGAASEDSSAEADDEMEAEERDEAAPVPPVSPRALEGDATDHHTSDMELDSIHMDSPKSLADETPPDPPVPQQPSPVPAAEISPAGTAGPDTPRLLNGEVKSPLPVSEDKETIIISESDDNNSQSCPLPSPHAPPPAPPPPRLLSPPAPGSPPACPPAVLPLVTTENAHIVLDAKAAPATPPPGPVTPLETIVVEAESDCAASPASAALVEVRDRRKETVIQHQNCEEVKHSNEPSNKNESTSQASEQNRDAYGQPACDRRPEHPKVDAYADVERIKNKLTSPAGGAKDAELPFRDDASHARKDEITVTRTGSESTPPVYHAPVVTNSMTIQEINAAQHTFLNHRANVSKESQGVQTDRVLKSNEANRGASKGTKLEVPHPITSPVVNSDAAQFLPRCHSANAAVGLGAEPDLKPREKSKLRDVRVNSAHCKLEKGDKRPARADTPLRKPDPAPDAHKKVDFFKKEKASAAKCEKNVAIKHDRAEQAEPRAASKIKYDAEPPKPDYQIPNYHAAPAQYQWPPWDPARLQSSWDHKNYLDKLQGFNLPHLEQPPKSPQKLAAKYDNLAYGLYAAPQPKESKPPTRNKQPKAAACQSQSDQKKTKQDCGEYTHAFASCDKTDGEKKRTKKEDVKDGKEDVEALHSLGVYTPDSSGNSVHSVQYPTCELDVSQLGLESPNSISSDLASPCSMLHVPPSPQYPHSSLHIPAIMSQPAQPLPAKHKMNNRNASRGGGEASKAGARAAHTPPAPPRARATPPATHAAMQPAASAAYQGGYLSFQQQQQYHAAGWPPSCSLAKLQQMADAPQHHPHAHPHPHQYAQQAGTPPGSVGGVGGVGGVAGVGGVGGVGAQYHAKYYAPHHNQLDSPRNARTAPSNLSPMQHMQMGAGSRVSPHLISQYGLNGYRVPPGAAAAAQQQFNNLPGAVSQQAVSQQHNVYYSPYINPPPPLAALNSARR